From the Clostridiales bacterium FE2011 genome, one window contains:
- a CDS encoding cyclase family protein — MKIYDITQELFTCCVYPGDPSPERQVKLRIADGAICNLTAFQMCAHNGTHVDAPYHFLNEGKTIDQVDLERFIGKAYVTEHQGDITAADAEVILQKARSLDAEAAKRILVKGPAVMTEEAAKVFAGAGILLFGNESQTVGPLDAPMNVHLIMLGAEIVLLEGIRLGAVEEGIYLLNAAPLNLGGSDGAPCRAVLMEL, encoded by the coding sequence ATGAAGATCTATGATATCACCCAGGAACTGTTTACCTGCTGCGTATATCCCGGGGATCCGTCTCCGGAACGGCAGGTCAAGCTCCGGATTGCGGACGGTGCCATCTGCAACCTGACGGCTTTTCAGATGTGCGCGCATAACGGGACGCATGTGGATGCCCCGTATCATTTCCTGAATGAGGGCAAAACCATTGACCAGGTGGACCTGGAACGGTTCATCGGCAAGGCATACGTGACGGAACATCAGGGAGACATTACGGCGGCGGACGCGGAAGTGATCCTGCAGAAGGCCCGGAGCCTGGATGCGGAGGCTGCGAAGCGGATCCTGGTGAAGGGTCCGGCCGTTATGACGGAGGAAGCGGCGAAGGTTTTTGCCGGGGCAGGCATCCTGCTCTTCGGCAATGAATCCCAGACCGTCGGGCCGCTGGACGCACCCATGAACGTGCACCTGATTATGCTGGGCGCAGAGATTGTCCTGCTGGAGGGGATCCGCCTGGGAGCAGTGGAGGAGGGAATCTACCTGCTGAATGCCGCTCCGCTGAATCTCGGAGGGTCGGATGGCGCTCCCTGCCGGGCGGTTCTGATGGAACTGTGA